Below is a genomic region from Sinobacterium norvegicum.
GTCATTACGCCGAAGGTGTTGTAGCTAGTTTCGATGCCGATGGCGACCTCAACACGTCGACCGTCACCTTGAACAACAGCACCATCGCACTCAGCTCGGACATCGCATTAGGTTCGGTCAGCAACAGTTACGCTGAGAACAGCCTAAAGGGCATGTATATCGAAAGCTACGCTGACGGTGACAACGGCGATGGCGCCAACGCCACCACGGTGTCAATCAACAACAGCCAGCTCTCGACCCTGATCAATACCACCAGCACCGGACGCGAGGTTGCGGAGGGTGAATATAACTACAGTGAAAACACAGCTGACGCTGCCAGCCTCGATATACAAGCCGAGGGGCGGATATCGAATACCGTTAAAGTCACCATCGACCAAACCACGATAAACGATAGCGTCACCATCGACAGCGCCGGCCAATATGCTGATGCAGAAGCGGAGCCCGTCGATATCAGGGCAGACTCTTACGGTAATACTGATGTCAATGTCACTATTACCAATAGCGAAATCAACGCCAATACAGCGGTTGTGTTTAAATCTGCTGAGCCCACTGAAGATGATTACAACGAAGGCTATGGTAATAGTGATATCGAGCTGATCGATATCAGTGCCGACAGCCGAAGCGAGCTAGCCGACGGCAGTGAACGCAGCCGTGCAGAATTAACAATCAGTGACACGACTTTAAACGCCACTGCAACGATCAATGACAAGGGCGGCAATGGCGAAAGCGATGCCAATATTGATATCATCGAGTTTGATGCCGATGGAAAATACGCCAGCTCCGAGGCGGTTATCTCGCTCAATAATGTCACCGCAACCGCTAATGCCAGCGCACGCAGCGCCGGCGGCACCGACAACAGTTATGTGACCGCTACCGTCGATGGTATCGATGTCGATGCCTACACCTATACCTATGGCGAGGGCGATATTGACACTACCAGCAGTATCAATCTAACCCTGAGCGACACGACGATTAATATTGCTGCCGAGGCCACCATCGACAGCAACGTCTTTAATGAAGTGACGGCCAGTGCCGACGGTATTCGTGCCGAGAGTAGCAACCAGTGGGATCGTGAGAGCATCAACATCAACCTCGATAACGCCGATATTATTGTTGCCGCCACATCCAGCACATCAGCAAACAATACTGCCGAGTTCACCACAGAGGCCTATGGTATTGTCGTTAACAGCACCAATAGTGTCATCGACTTAACATCGTCTTCCATTGATGCCAGCGCCAGCACTAGCAGCACTAACGAAGAACAACAGGCGATGGCCTCGGCCATTCTGGTTGAGAGTGGCGATGCCACCATCAGCCTCTCTGGCACCACGCTAACCGCCTCGGCCACCAATGGCCAAGCCTTTGGTATCTACGGCACACCGGATGTCATCGGCGATTACGAAACCTACTACGGTGCCGGTGACCTCACCATCAACCTCGATGCCGACAGTGCCATCAACGCACCGACAGCGGTCTTCGCCAGCGGTAGTTTGAACAACGCCGGTACTATTTACGGCTTGATCAATATCGACACCGTGAACAACAGCGGCTTCATCAGCGGCCACACCATTGCTCAACAGTTGACGGTTTCAGGCTTCCAACAGGGCACTGCTGAGGTTGATGAACTGACGGTAACCGCCGACGGTACTATCTCTTCATCGTTGTCTGCCGATACCGTGCCGACTGAAGCCAACTTCCAGGTAGCACAAACAGCCGCACTGGCCGATGGCGCAACTGTCGATGTCGAATTTACTGGCTTTAGTCTTTCCTACTTCTTCAACGAATACCTCGTCTTAGAAGCCGGTGAACTCGATGCTACGCAGGACAACTTGGCACTGGTCGATGGCTTCGCACTGCTCGATGCAGTCTGGTCCGATAGTTTTGGCGATAATACCCTGGCCGTTAGCTTCGAGGTAGCTGACTTCAGTCAGTACGCCAATACCAACAACGGTAAACTCGCCGCCAATGCCCTGCGCAGCCGCCTAGTGGAATACCTCAGTGAAATAGAGCCTTCCGCTGATGCCCAAGTACAATCCGCAGTGTCTGTGTCCTCAGCCAGCGTTGCTGCACCACAGGGACTGTATGACTTCCTTATTGAAGTGAATCAGGCCAATCACTGGGATCAATTAATTGACTCTGCCAACGGTGATAACATCGCCGCCCTGAGCGAGTCAGATCGCGTCGTCGGTAATTATATCCAGCGTCAACTGGCCGGCAGCACAGGCCTTAACTCCGGTGACGAGGCCTCTGTTCGCAACGGCTTATGGGTACAGGGCCTCTACAGCAAAGGCGAACAGGATCGCAATGGCGAGAACCCAGGGTTTGACTCTGACACCACGGCGATTGCTCTAGGCTATGGTCGCGACCTGAACGACAACCTCACCATCGGTGCCGGTATTACCTACTCCGAAACCGAGGTTGATGGGCACACCGCCGGCCAAAGCCTCGAGAGTGATTATGTCTCACTACTGGCTTACGGGCAGTATCAGCATCAAGACTGGTTTGCCAATGCTGTCATCAGCTATGGTCTGGCATCCAATGATGACGAGCGCCGTGTTGCCTCTGAACAGTTAAGCTCGAGCTATGACAGCGATAGCTTCTCAATACGCGCCCAAGTGGGCCACGACTTTGGCTTCAATAATGGCATCGTCTTAAGCCCACGCGGTGAATTCCGATACAACTACATGAGCGTCGACGGATATCAAGAGCAGGGCGGCACCTTCGCCGCTCTCGAAGTTGATAGCCAGTCTTATGATGTCGTCGAGTTTGGTGCCGGTCTCAACCTGGCAAAAGCCTACGATACTCAATACGGTCTATTCACTCCGCACCTGGATGCCGGCATCTACTATGACACCAAGGGCGATAATGTGCAGATGAGCAGCCGCTTTATTGCCGGTGGTCCAGGCTTTGTTGTTGAAGGTGAGGAGCCCGATCAAACCAGCTTTACCACCACTGCAGGTGTCGACTGGGATATGAACGACCAACACAGTCTGCGCTTAGATTATCAGTACTTCGGCAATGGAGACTTCTCGTCTAACTCACTGATGGCTAAATACCATTACGCGTTTTAAACCGACGCAGGCAGTAGCGATATAAACCGCCACTGTAAACTGTAAGATGGCTGGCTCTATGAGCCGGCCTTTTTTTTCGCTATATTGGTTAAAAAATTGAGATAAGCGCTATGAAACAAGACGCATCGACCTCCGCCCGCATTGTTGGCGATGATGTTCAAGATGAGATCAACAACCCTTTTCACCTGACCTTTTCAAAGGGCATGATCAGCTGGATGACTCAGCTTAACGTCGCCCTGGCCTTTACCACCTATACCGCTGGTAAATTAATACTGGCAGGCCCCAACCGTGGCCATCTGACTGTTTCAGAGCGAAATTTTGGCCGCGCCATGGCCATGTGGCCGACCGACAATGGGCTGCTATTGAGTACCGAATACCAAATTTGGCGGTTTGAAAACGGCCTCAAACCAGGCCATCAATACGAACAGTGGGATAAGATATTTTTACCCCGAGCCTGCCACGTCACCGGCGCCGTCGATACCCATGACTTTGCCTATGACAAAGACGGCAGAATGCTCGCCGCCATTACTCTCTATAACTGTATTGCCACCATCGATGACAGCGGCTGTTTTACCCCGCTTTGGAAGCCTGAGTTTATCAGTGACATCAGCGGTGAAGACCGCTGCCATCTCAATGGTTTTTGCATGGAAGATGGCGAACTGGCCTATGCCTCAGTCGTCGGCGCCTCCAATACGGCTCAGGGCTGGCGCGATCACCGCGTCGACGGCGGCATGATTATCGATACACGCACCAATGCGGTAGTGTGCAGCGGCCTGTCAATGCCGCACTCTCCCCGTCTTTATCAGGGCAAGCTATGGATTTTAGAGGCTGGTACAGGCTGGTTTGGTTACGTTGATATCGACAGCGGTGAGTTTATCAAGGTGACCTGGTGCCCAGGCTTTACCCGCGGTTTACGCTTTTTTGGCGGCTTTGCCCTGGTGGGTATATCCAAGCCTCGACACAAGACCTTTCAAGACCTTCCCCTCGACGAACAGTTAAAGCAGCGTGACTGCGAACCCGAATGCGGCGTCTATATCATCAACCTCAACAGCGGCGAGGTAGAGCATCGGCTGACGATTACCGGCTCGGTGGAAGAGATTTATGATGTCGGTCTGATCGAAAATACGCAATCACCAATGCTTGTTGGACTGCAGGGTAAAGAGGTGCGACGCTGGATACAGGTTGGAGAGGATAACCGTCAGCTATAAAAATATTGCCACTGAACCCCGCGTAGCCGGCAGCAACAATCAACGCTATTGTTTCTGTCGGAGACTCTCTTCAGCCGCCAAGGAGGCCGCCCAGATGCCAATGCTTACCCGCCGAAAAAAACACCTTACCGCCTTTCTTTTCGCGCTCATCGCAGGGCTGATCTCACTGCCCTGCCACAGTGCCGACAAGGCAGCCACCATAGAACATGGGGACAGCAACCCCAACAATATCAATCAGGCCTGGGACAGCATGCAACAACAGTGGCTTGAGACGGACCAATTTTGGCTGAGCAGCGCCGAGCAAGAGGGCGGTTTAACCTGGGGAACGCGCAGCGAGTATCCACCCTACGAGGCGGTAAAAGAGCGCGACACAATGATTATCGTCACCCATAACGGTCCCTGTATGATGGAGTTTTTCCACACTCGCTGGCGCCGCGCCAACGATGTTCGTCGCTGGAATGAGGTGATGAATGATTATCAAGGATGTGCCACGGTATTTGATTAAATCCGCTTATCTGTTCACTACCGGGAACTTAATCATCGCCGACACACTCAAATTAACAAACATTGATGTTAAGGTGGAAGACAATGATCAAAATGCGCAACGCACTGATGACACTACTATTGCCGATTGGCCTGTGCTTTAACGCCAGTATTAGTCATGCCACAGAGACCGCCGCCGAAGTAATGCTACCGGCCTATAGCACAGAGTATTCGCCCAAACGAAACCCCTTCGATGATGCCAACAAGGCTATTGCCCTCGCCCATGCAGAGAATAAAAACGTCTTTATTGAGGTGGGCGGTAGCTGGTGCGGCTGGTGTTATAAGTTCGACGCCACGCTGAAGAAGAACCGCGAACTCAATCAGGCTTTTTACCAACAATTCGTGGTGCTCAAGGTCAGCGTCGACGATGAAAACGACAACGCCGAATTCATTAAAGGGCTGCCGCCGTTTACCGGCTATCCTCACTTCTTTGTCGCCGACAGTCAGGGGAAAGTTTTTCTGTCCCAAACCCCAACTGACTTTGTCGCCGATGGCGAATTTGTTGACCAACGTATTGTTAATTTTATCGATGCCGTCGCCCAACGCACCGCATCGCAATAGGCTGCTGAAGATGAACAACCCTTTTCTCGCCCCCACCGCCGCTGAACCGCAAAAGTTGAACGGTGGTATCAGTCGTCGCCACTTTGTTCAAGGCCTCGCCGGTGCCAGCATACTCGTTCCCGTCTCGGCCTCGGCAATCAACCAAGCGGCTGAGGCGCTGGTTGAGGAACGCGATAAAGACCCGTGGCTCACCCTCGGGCTGGTACAGCAGTTAGTGTTACCCAACGATGGTAATGGCCCCGGCGCCAGCGAGATCAACGCCCTGGCTTATCTGCGCGCAGTCAGCGAACAGCCCCAGTTAGATACCGATTCAAAAGCCTTTATTTTCAATGGCGTTAACTGGGTCAACGACGTTGCCATGCAATCTCATCAACAACATTTCTCGGCACTCAACAACGAGCAACAGCGTCTATTACTCACCACGGTTGCCAAGTCTAGGGCGGGGGAGAACTGGCTATCAATGCACGTCCGCTATCTGTTTGAGGCCTTGTTGTCGTCACCGGGCTATGGCTCGAATATCGATCAAATAGGCTGGCAGTGGCTACAACACAGCGGCGGTTTCCCGCAGCCGTCAGAGCAAAAACTATGGTTTAACTTGGAGCGCCGTAGCTAATGACCAAGACGATACAAACAGAACAATCCTTCGATGCCATCATCATTGGCAGCGGTGCCGGTGCCGGCCCGGTTGCCCTTCGTCTGAGTGAACAGGGTAAGAAAGTCTTGGTGTTAGAAAAAGGCCCCTGGTATAGCGAGGATGACTATTTCAAAGATGAGATGGCAGCGACCCGACGCAGCGTCTATACGCCACAATTAAAAAACGAGTTTCACAGCTTGGAAGAGGAATACACTGACGGCAGTTGGCGCAGTGAAACTACCAAGCAGTCTGGCTGGAGTTTTTGGAACGGCAATACCGTCGGCGGTTCCTCCAATTTCATGAGCGGATTTTTCTATCGGTTAAAACCCACTGACTTTCGATTAAAGACTGAGTATGGCGCCATCGACGGCGCCAACGTGGTCGACTGGCCCATCGACTACCAGGAGATGGAACCCTATTACGCCATGGCCGAGCATCGTGTTGGTATCAGCGGCAAGGTGGCTGAACACCGTTTCTTAGAGCCACGTTCTGAGGCCGACTTCCCCATTCCCCCAACCGCTGAACACGCCATCAGCGGCTGGTTTGACAGCAGTTGTCAGCAGCTAGGCTTCACCCCGCTGCGCACCGCTCGGGCGGTATTATCGGTGCCGCAGGAACATCGTAAGAGCTGTGAATATGCGGGCTACTGCGGCAGTTATGGCTGTGCCACCGGCGCCAAGGGTAGCGCCAGAGCGGCACTGTTAGACCCGGCAGTAGCAACGGGGAACTGCGAAATAAGACCGCACAGCAAGGTTTTTAAAATCGCCACCGACAGCAAGGGTGAGGCTCAAGGCGTGCATTATTACGATCGCCGTGGCAACGAACAAATTGCCTATGCCGAAATCTATGTGGTGGCCTGTCAGGCCATTGAGTCTGCCCGTTTACTGCTGTTATCAACCGGGGAAAAACACCCTGACGGCCTCGGCAACAACAGTGGCCAGGTGGGAAAAAACTTGCTGTTCTCCGCCGGCGGCGTCGGCCACGGCGATTTCCATTATGACCAACTCGAACAGAACAAAGCCGAGCAACTGAAAGTGATAGGCCCCTTTGTTAACCGCGGTTTGCAGGACTGGTATCAGATTGACGACAAACAGTTTGGCAGCAAGGCCAAGGGCGGCACCATCGATTTCTTGTTTGCCCATCCCAATGCCATCTCCCGCGCCAATCGCATTCGTTTCGATGATAACAACAGCCTGCGCTGGGGCAGCGAGTTAAAAACGGCGTTGCACGACAGCTTTACTCAATCCCGCACCTTCGATTTTGAAGTGTTTAATGATTGGCTGCCCACGGATAATTGCTATGTTGATCTCGATCGCGACAACACCGACCAATGGGGGCAGCCGGTGGCCAAGGTGAGACTGGGTTATCATCCCCACGATTTGAAGGTAGGCGAATATTTATCGCAGCAGGGCGAGAAGGTCTTAACGCAGATGGGGGCGCAGAATGTGCGCTCCAGTGTCAGTGGCTCACCGCCGGCTAACCTTCAGGCCGGCGGTTGCCGCTTCGGTGACGACCCCGCCACCTCGGTACTCGACCGGGACTGTCGCGTCCACGACTGCGGTAATGTCTTCGTCAGCGATGGCAGCTTTATGCCGACTGGCGGCAGCGTGCCTTATACCTGGACGATATACGCCAATGCCTTTCGCGTCGCCGACATTATCGGCAAGCAGCTCGGGTAACCTTAATGCTTAGATGAACGATTGTTATACATTGGGCCGGGGTAACCATGGGGCGGCCTGCAGCTCGCTGGCCAGAAGATGACAAAGAATCAATGTGACTTTACAGTCGTAAAGCATTATTGATAGAGGTCAATAAAAACTTAGCGGAGCCCTCCATGTCACACAGCGTAAAGAGTCACATCACCCGAGAAGTCATTACCAACGGTGTCACCAACAGCTTTTTTAACGGTGTCATTGCCTGGATGCTACTCAAAGAGATTGAGACGATTACCCTGTGGCAGGAACACAGTATTGCCATCGACATGGCCGCCACCGCCGCCATTTTACTGTTTATTCTGACGGTGATTATCATCCCTCTTAACCGCAGCAAGCTGCGTAAGGGCAAAATCATCGCCGCCGAGTGGAACCCGGCCAGCCGCCTACACCGCATCTTAATGAGGTTCCCGCAGAAGCTGTGGCAGCAGGGTTTGATGTTCGCCCTCTGCGGCATCGTCCTCGTCGCGCCGATATCTGTCCTGCCCTTTATGCTAACCGGTATTACCGAGATGACCGGCAGCCAATACGCCATCGTCAAAGGCGTCTGGGCCGGTTTAATGGCAGCGATCATGGTGATTCCGATGATTATCCTGGCACTGGCACCGGCGGATAATAAGCCCACGCTGGCCAGCGCTTAAGACGGCATCGAATCATCCAGCTGCAGCGCCGCTGTCGGGCAATCCAGCATGGCGGCGATGGCCGCAATGAGTTCTTGCTCTGGCGCGGTGATGATACCGTCGTTCAGGGCACAGGCTTTCATCCCCTTGATTAAGCGCGGCTTGAGTAACGGGTAGCAGTTAACCAGTCGGTTGGCCGCCTTGATAAAGCCCTCCATGGAAAAACTCGCCAGCGGCTGCAGTTCAATATTATACAAGCCGGCAGTATTGGCACCGCGCTGAAAAGCCGCCTCTACTGCCTCGTCGCCGCTCTGGTCATTGCCCTCGTCACCGTTCACCTTGTCGCGACCAAAGTGCGCCAGCGCCGATAACAGCACGGTATATTCCTCGGCCACCTCGTTCACTTTTTTATAACGGGGCCGACTCTGCCGCGGACGAGAAAATTCACCGGCCATATAGTGGCTGACCAACTGAAACAGACACCATTCCAGCAGGGTGTATTCACCATCGCTGCGAATCATCAACAGCATCGCCTTGTTAAAGGCCCGGTATTGGTTTTCAGACAAACACTTTAATGCCGGCATGGCCCTGTCGATCAGCGCCAAACGCTGCACATCGGCGGTCTCATCCAACCACTGTTTAAACTGCAGGCTCTGCAGCGACAAGCCCTGCATGCCGGTATCGGTAATGATTTTCAGCTGACGCTGCTGTAACACCTGCTCACTATCGAGCAGTAAGGCAAACACCAGGGCACAGGCGCCGAAGGGCTCGCTCAGCTGCCGCCGCAGGCTGGCCAACTCTGTTGACTCGCGCTGGCCCTCGACCGTGTCGTGAGCTGCAGTGCTGGCCGCCGACACCGAACTCAGCACCGACGCGGCAGTCGCCGCCCCAACGACGGTGGCCAGTGGATCCGCAGATGGCGGCGCAACGGCATCTGGCTGCTCAACGGCGGGCTTGGGGCGGAGGTATTGACCGTCCCAGTCTGGCTGTATCTGTTGAATGCGTTGATCCAACGGCGGATGGGTGGCAAACATGCCCCGCGCCCTGGCCAGTGCCTGACCAAAGAACAGATGGCTGGCCTGCTCGGCATTAGGGCTGTCGACACTGGCGCCCTGACCGTGGCCGGCAATAATTTTCAGCGCATCGGCAATGCCATCGGGGTTGCGGGTAAACTGTACCGCCGAGGCATCGGCCAGGAACTCTCGCTGACGGCTGACCGCCGCTTTTATCATGCCGCCGAAAAAACGCCCCAGCCAACCAATAACAATAAATAATAGGCCGATCTGAGCGCCCTTGTTATCGGAGTCACTGCGGCTGCTCGAATGGTAGTGACGACGACTGTGATAGCCCCGACGGTGGCGGCGGTAGCGACCATAGACCATCGATTCGCCGATCATGCCGATGAATAAAATACCGTGTAGCAGCGCGATCAGGCGGATATTCAGCCGCATATCACCGTTTAAGATATGACTGAACTCATGGGCAATCACCCCCTGTAGCTGGTCGCGGTCGAACAGTTGTAAGGCGCCGTCGGTAATGCCGATGACCGCATCGGCCGGGGTGTTGCCGGCGGCAAAGGCGTTGACCCCCGGCTCATCGGCCAACAGGTATACCGCCGGCACCGGCATATTCGCCGCCAGCGCCATCTCCTCGACCACATTGAGCAGTTGTTGATGGCCATGGTTGTCACTGTTGGGCGCAACGCGTTGGCCACCAAGGGATTCGGCCACCGCCTTGCCGCCACTGCCAAGCTGAAGCCATTTATAGACAATGGCGCAGGCAATCACTCCGACCACCAACAGGCTGATCTTGCCGAAGCTTTGCCAGTTGATGTAATCGATGACGCTGACACTGCCCTGAGTTTGGCCAAGCAACATACCAAAGATCAGCGCGACGCCAATATTGGTGAGTACAATCAGGCAGGTCACCGCCACTAAAAATAGCAGTACCAGCCGCCCCGTTTGTCGACGGGCTTGGTCTTGTTGACTAAAAAAATCCATAACAACGTTTTTTTAAAAGGAGACTTTAGGCGCAACTTTAATCGCCTCGGCATCATCAAACTCTAACAGCTTGGCATCGGTCGGGTGACCAAACTTTGCCGCCAGCACAATCTGTGGGAACGACTGGCGATAACTGTTAAAGCTCATCACCGCATCATTAAAACCCTGGCGGGCAAAGGCGACACGGTTTTCGGTGCTGGTGAGCTCTTCCGTCAGCTGCATCATGTTTTGATTGGCTTTTAAATCCGGGTAAGCCTCCATCACCACATTGAGC
It encodes:
- a CDS encoding GMC family oxidoreductase; this translates as MTKTIQTEQSFDAIIIGSGAGAGPVALRLSEQGKKVLVLEKGPWYSEDDYFKDEMAATRRSVYTPQLKNEFHSLEEEYTDGSWRSETTKQSGWSFWNGNTVGGSSNFMSGFFYRLKPTDFRLKTEYGAIDGANVVDWPIDYQEMEPYYAMAEHRVGISGKVAEHRFLEPRSEADFPIPPTAEHAISGWFDSSCQQLGFTPLRTARAVLSVPQEHRKSCEYAGYCGSYGCATGAKGSARAALLDPAVATGNCEIRPHSKVFKIATDSKGEAQGVHYYDRRGNEQIAYAEIYVVACQAIESARLLLLSTGEKHPDGLGNNSGQVGKNLLFSAGGVGHGDFHYDQLEQNKAEQLKVIGPFVNRGLQDWYQIDDKQFGSKAKGGTIDFLFAHPNAISRANRIRFDDNNSLRWGSELKTALHDSFTQSRTFDFEVFNDWLPTDNCYVDLDRDNTDQWGQPVAKVRLGYHPHDLKVGEYLSQQGEKVLTQMGAQNVRSSVSGSPPANLQAGGCRFGDDPATSVLDRDCRVHDCGNVFVSDGSFMPTGGSVPYTWTIYANAFRVADIIGKQLG
- a CDS encoding gluconate 2-dehydrogenase subunit 3 family protein, which gives rise to MNNPFLAPTAAEPQKLNGGISRRHFVQGLAGASILVPVSASAINQAAEALVEERDKDPWLTLGLVQQLVLPNDGNGPGASEINALAYLRAVSEQPQLDTDSKAFIFNGVNWVNDVAMQSHQQHFSALNNEQQRLLLTTVAKSRAGENWLSMHVRYLFEALLSSPGYGSNIDQIGWQWLQHSGGFPQPSEQKLWFNLERRS
- a CDS encoding TIGR03032 family protein → MKQDASTSARIVGDDVQDEINNPFHLTFSKGMISWMTQLNVALAFTTYTAGKLILAGPNRGHLTVSERNFGRAMAMWPTDNGLLLSTEYQIWRFENGLKPGHQYEQWDKIFLPRACHVTGAVDTHDFAYDKDGRMLAAITLYNCIATIDDSGCFTPLWKPEFISDISGEDRCHLNGFCMEDGELAYASVVGASNTAQGWRDHRVDGGMIIDTRTNAVVCSGLSMPHSPRLYQGKLWILEAGTGWFGYVDIDSGEFIKVTWCPGFTRGLRFFGGFALVGISKPRHKTFQDLPLDEQLKQRDCEPECGVYIINLNSGEVEHRLTITGSVEEIYDVGLIENTQSPMLVGLQGKEVRRWIQVGEDNRQL
- a CDS encoding M48 family metallopeptidase, encoding MDFFSQQDQARRQTGRLVLLFLVAVTCLIVLTNIGVALIFGMLLGQTQGSVSVIDYINWQSFGKISLLVVGVIACAIVYKWLQLGSGGKAVAESLGGQRVAPNSDNHGHQQLLNVVEEMALAANMPVPAVYLLADEPGVNAFAAGNTPADAVIGITDGALQLFDRDQLQGVIAHEFSHILNGDMRLNIRLIALLHGILFIGMIGESMVYGRYRRHRRGYHSRRHYHSSSRSDSDNKGAQIGLLFIVIGWLGRFFGGMIKAAVSRQREFLADASAVQFTRNPDGIADALKIIAGHGQGASVDSPNAEQASHLFFGQALARARGMFATHPPLDQRIQQIQPDWDGQYLRPKPAVEQPDAVAPPSADPLATVVGAATAASVLSSVSAASTAAHDTVEGQRESTELASLRRQLSEPFGACALVFALLLDSEQVLQQRQLKIITDTGMQGLSLQSLQFKQWLDETADVQRLALIDRAMPALKCLSENQYRAFNKAMLLMIRSDGEYTLLEWCLFQLVSHYMAGEFSRPRQSRPRYKKVNEVAEEYTVLLSALAHFGRDKVNGDEGNDQSGDEAVEAAFQRGANTAGLYNIELQPLASFSMEGFIKAANRLVNCYPLLKPRLIKGMKACALNDGIITAPEQELIAAIAAMLDCPTAALQLDDSMPS
- a CDS encoding autotransporter outer membrane beta-barrel domain-containing protein; protein product: MSSLPFKSKLIPIAISQALLAQGALAAPFTTVSLADGDSFTEVQVGSDTVEVLSPDNFGGQDDAGIEVTLGNSSSVTTSATANGAYGKGALPTNRTARSTAVYAESLDGGGDVTVTLNNGSSISSSASAADADGAAYAEKYSAHSYSKGIDADNYSGKGGDDARTTIELSGATINVDSDASANGFSYAESKAIDSRNYSNYDSSSSNQVNINDSTLTVSASAVSKEGGSARTSTGVIDISSESKYENSTNTVTLTNSTLNTENTENTENTTSDTIYASATAVHQRSYSESGEANNTTTLSGSTINQNTTVTPLTGESTNINIDQDGIDIVSNTKYSESGDNKNTVTLSDSAIDQRITVSAGSVSNTNVNASNGAIELESSNYSGTEAVTSNSVTLNNSDLTQQTNLSTGDGDSNELYSESSAIIVDGYSEYAGKGGPGGYVSTNGINTITLNNSLISQQSKLTAGSGDNSELSSYAEAITVQPQSNSPVVSAVTKLNNSSIEQTAVLSNNGGDDAEQDVHLGGIYSNSKYSNNYGEGVSDETATSTQSMVELNTASVIQTSTLTLGQGDELDADSNLQAIFSSATSKYGNSASIVNLNADSKIQQQTTITAADGNDIDLDSRQDAINNFGFSSGYGDSFVVVSLNDSVIEQTANLTTGSGEDLDLDADSEGINSFNYSEGGDFIHLVELNNSDIIQASTLTTGANTTDTDLESDHDAIDFEAVFVRGEENLLEAANTVSLSNSAIAQSAQHTLGSGDENNSDIFLRAIDVDTGNYAETANDVTSTTTVSLDNSSISQSTSHTIGAGNYTDVETYITAVDVDTDGNYNNDSIVSLTDSQITIDSAMTIDGGNYIDVSHYAEGVVASFDADGDLNTSTVTLNNSTIALSSDIALGSVSNSYAENSLKGMYIESYADGDNGDGANATTVSINNSQLSTLINTTSTGREVAEGEYNYSENTADAASLDIQAEGRISNTVKVTIDQTTINDSVTIDSAGQYADAEAEPVDIRADSYGNTDVNVTITNSEINANTAVVFKSAEPTEDDYNEGYGNSDIELIDISADSRSELADGSERSRAELTISDTTLNATATINDKGGNGESDANIDIIEFDADGKYASSEAVISLNNVTATANASARSAGGTDNSYVTATVDGIDVDAYTYTYGEGDIDTTSSINLTLSDTTINIAAEATIDSNVFNEVTASADGIRAESSNQWDRESININLDNADIIVAATSSTSANNTAEFTTEAYGIVVNSTNSVIDLTSSSIDASASTSSTNEEQQAMASAILVESGDATISLSGTTLTASATNGQAFGIYGTPDVIGDYETYYGAGDLTINLDADSAINAPTAVFASGSLNNAGTIYGLINIDTVNNSGFISGHTIAQQLTVSGFQQGTAEVDELTVTADGTISSSLSADTVPTEANFQVAQTAALADGATVDVEFTGFSLSYFFNEYLVLEAGELDATQDNLALVDGFALLDAVWSDSFGDNTLAVSFEVADFSQYANTNNGKLAANALRSRLVEYLSEIEPSADAQVQSAVSVSSASVAAPQGLYDFLIEVNQANHWDQLIDSANGDNIAALSESDRVVGNYIQRQLAGSTGLNSGDEASVRNGLWVQGLYSKGEQDRNGENPGFDSDTTAIALGYGRDLNDNLTIGAGITYSETEVDGHTAGQSLESDYVSLLAYGQYQHQDWFANAVISYGLASNDDERRVASEQLSSSYDSDSFSIRAQVGHDFGFNNGIVLSPRGEFRYNYMSVDGYQEQGGTFAALEVDSQSYDVVEFGAGLNLAKAYDTQYGLFTPHLDAGIYYDTKGDNVQMSSRFIAGGPGFVVEGEEPDQTSFTTTAGVDWDMNDQHSLRLDYQYFGNGDFSSNSLMAKYHYAF
- a CDS encoding thioredoxin family protein; translated protein: MIKMRNALMTLLLPIGLCFNASISHATETAAEVMLPAYSTEYSPKRNPFDDANKAIALAHAENKNVFIEVGGSWCGWCYKFDATLKKNRELNQAFYQQFVVLKVSVDDENDNAEFIKGLPPFTGYPHFFVADSQGKVFLSQTPTDFVADGEFVDQRIVNFIDAVAQRTASQ